The following are encoded in a window of Arctopsyche grandis isolate Sample6627 chromosome 4, ASM5162203v2, whole genome shotgun sequence genomic DNA:
- the l(2)k05819 gene encoding transmembrane protein 94-like protein l(2)k05819 isoform X1, protein MVFCGAGVRGSRGPPEGCGGGLGSRPALLQLREDVAALLIKYPEPRLTWSWITKSLSPFNENAIIIWPTFIIANICVLLLYVTFGVSTSKLVNFCLPLEATAIWIFIFVNAYFVYNESKLTANEIHRRINHSLVTLDQAIGECDWEEKNYPHLCAPFSPCVTLQWTYRDGKVVNLPWALLVKNDIIVMRPGQESPGKCQAIDDPQLIMFPQQIYQPSTVGKSENFTTPRAMQPHKSKLFKLLETPYISNVKLALDLSLNRPVTVHNKQRYLIITKCIELIILPIIIVLILLAGFMRHFYLSEYLGTAHWTTIYILQTVTAIFPLLPTMFPIAWIALNTYGTAKFKYLLENSEKYVLKKRSLAPEETNNLLLQISNDANFVLNDEKTIWKIFFNVLIGKEDFVCRSANIVQVLGSVTALCCVDKKGILSWPNPTAEKVFFLRNSDNTSNSSSKTSFVESSSDPSNGNLYENYFETTNKQSSCLNTVPCLNQTTVAEVLDLTHDQNVPFGLEFDDNSWKKYIACLKPLGLAILLNTCNLNTQEHYSYFCAHLTCEATQSEDVVPVTNRRCLCELAKQIGFIEEAKNIYTLQNQLAIFRHLPPDVIRRDTRFARSLHLSTRVKVPLPHMLGVIIKDQAGGLQLMSQGTADMVLDSCIEFWNGQDLCILSPSDRKKILDFYQRSSLTAYCSAFAYRPLTRGVSPPLASMFMELPADCPSLYPPSTSWNESHGQLNNQYHSTDSLLFSEVKDDDVNDVDGCFELQCNQVFIGMVTMQYQAQIDMVELIEKLDCACIRFVHFSKENELRSRVFSEKMGLESGWNCHISLSSENNRPASPTTSQNLQTPFCSEKACSNDNSSSHTNNQRRKCNERGDSCGEESFAFLYSSLESSKPLSISAPGAINLDHATVKFDNETSHVRYDARNYSIISQNKQDSELRTGESQDSVLLQGWETGEASPPDGCRSLSCLTDSTDHSAPVNFDMRNRAKLPRGIDNIRPHIEQVDNVPLLVSLFTDCTANTARRMISIMQDYNEVVCVMGSAANKDNMEIFMQADASIAVEPIYPVLCQKIPPYQLPRKGIGPIDLARILNSVPCSISIINQMKGAQGDLSRKKMPRETDISLFSLVTMSRYYMMSMWSSIQFWLSASFSLVLLQLLSLMLCLPMILTLGNVMWFCMIVIPVISVALMCTPVDSGVMKRATYKHQNNINLNVSVFVLWCYGSKFIPGILVVILSYGAMLRTFCNQIVESNNALTCVTVYPSPILDLGGNGSYLGNLNETDLYSETEWRGWSDVYEDGHIIAQQISFFVLFLFIAIISVCFVHREHSLWEKNVCSNKTWLISVFILLCVHCAYFCTIFLTTKNEGKVGVPSFDVPLSCTIVLIVSHPFILVINEFVKWQEIKVNLRYQRRARLDFGTKLGMNSPF, encoded by the exons ATGGTGTTTTGCGGAGCGGGTGTGCGGGGGTCGCGAGGGCCCCcagaggggtgcggggggggtCTCGGCTCCCGACCGGCATTGCTTCAGCTGAGGGAAGACGTGGCTGCTCTGCTCATTAAGTATCCAGAGCCGCGACTCACCTG GTCTTGGATTACCAAATCACTGTCTCCTTTTAACGAGAACGCGATCATAATATGGCCAACGTTTATTATCGCCAATATATGTGTACTTTTGTTGTATGTAACATTTGGAGTGTCGACTTCAAAACTCGTCAATTTTTGTCTTCCGTTGGAAGCAACTGCCATTTGGATATTCATATTTGTCAACGCGTATTTCGTTTACAATGAAAGTAAATTGACGGCTAATGAAATTCACAGAAGGATCAATCATTCATTAG TGACATTGGATCAAGCTATAGGCGAATGTGACTGGGAAGAAAAAAACTATCCTCATTTGTGTGCCCCATTTTCTCCCTGTGTTACGCTTCAATGGACCTACCGAGATG GAAAAGTTGTTAATTTACCATGGGCGCTACTTGTAAAGAACGATATAATAGTAATGCGACCAGGACAGGAATCGCCCGGAAAATGCCAGGCTATAGATGATCCTCAACTAATAATGTTTCCTCAACAGATTTATCAACCTTCTACCGTA GGTAAGAGTGAAAATTTCACAACGCCGAGAGCGATGCAACCACACAAAAgcaaattgtttaaattgcttgaAACTCCTTACATATCTAACGTAAAACTGGCGTTAGATTTATCTCTCAATCGTCCAGTTACCGTACACAACAAACAACGCTACCtg ATTATTACAAAATGCatcgaattaattattttgccaATTATAATTGTTCTTATTTTGTTGGCTGGTTTTATGAGACACTTTTACCTCTCTGAATATTTGGGTACAGCACATTGGACAACCATTTATATACTTCAAACCGTTACTGCTATTTTTCCATTATTACCTACAATGTTCCCCATTGCATGGATAGCTTTAAATACATATGGAACAGCcaa attcaaatatttattagaaAACTCAGAAAAGTATGTTTTAAAGAAACGATCATTAGCACCAGAGGAAACTAATAATTTACTTTTACAAATCTCTAACGATGCCAATTTTGTATTGAATGACGAAAAGACAATTTGGAAGATATTTTTTAACGTATTAATTGGAAAGGAAGACTTTGTATGCCGATCGGCAAATATCGTTCAAGTTTTGGGTTCAGTTACT GCTCTGTGTTGTGTCGATAAAAAGGGTATACTGTCATGGCCAAATCCAACTGCTGAAAAGGTTTTCTTCCTCCGGAATTCTGATAATACTTCCAATTCGTCATCGAAGACTAGTTTCGTAGAATCGAGTAGCGATCCGAGCAATGGAAATCTGTACGAAAATTACTTTGAAACGACGAACAAACAGAGCAGTTGCTTAAATACAGTACCATGCCTCAATCAGACCACTGTCGCCGAG GTTTTAGATTTAACGCACGACCAGAATGTTCCTTTCGGACTTGAGTTTGACGATAATtcttggaaaaaatatatagcctGTTTGAAACCTTTGGGATTGGCTATACTTCTTAACACATGCAATTTGAACACCCAAGAACATTACTCATACTTTTGTGCTCATCTCACGTGTGAAGCTACGCAAAGCGAAGATGTTGTTCCAGTGACAAACAGACGCTGCTTATGTGAATTGGCAAAACAGATTGGTTTTATCGAGGaagctaaaaatatttatactctACAGAATCAACTAGCCATTTTCAGACACTTG CCTCCGGATGTCATAAGACGTGATACTAGATTTGCAAGATCACTTCATCTGAGCACTCGAGTCAAAGTGCCATTACCACACATGCTCGGTGTTATAATCAAAGATCAAGCTGGAGGACTTCAACTGATGAGCCAA GGAACAGCTGATATGGTTTTGGATTCGTGTATAGAATTTTGGAACGGTCAAGATTTATGCATTTTATCACCTTCAGATCGGAAAaagattttagatttttatcaACGAAGTTCTCTTACGGCGTATTGCTCAGCTTTTGCCTATCG ACCACTTACTCGCGGTGTATCTCCACCATTAGCTTCAATGTTTATGGAATTACCGGCTGACTGTCCATCTTTGTATCCACCATCTACTAGTTGGAACGAATCACACGGACAACTCAACAATCAATATCATTCTACAG ATTCATTATTATTCAGTGAAGTTAAAGATGATGACGTTAACGATGTTGACGGATGTTTTGAACTTCAATGCAATCAG GTTTTCATCGGAATGGTTACAATGCAATACCAAGCCCAAATTGACATGGTTGAATTGATTGAAAAACTCGACTGTGCGTGCATTAGATTTGTCCACTTCAGTAAAGAAAATGAATTGAGATCGAGAGTGTTCAGTGAAAAAATGGGATTGGAGAGTGGATGGAATTGTCATATATCCCTATCTAGCGAGAATAATAG ACCTGCTTCTCCGACAACTTCTCAAAACCTACAGACACCGTTTTGTTCGGAAAAAGCTTGTTCGAATGATAACAGTTCTTCGCATACTAATAACCAACGTCGAAAATGCAATGAAAGAGGCGATAGCTGTGGCGAAGAAAGCTTTGCTTTTTTGTATAG TTCATTGGAATCATCAAAACCATTGAGTATTTCCGCACCCGGTGCTATCAATTTAGACCACGCTACGGTTAAGTTTGATAATGAGACTAGCCACGTTCGATACGATGCTAGAAATTATTCCatcatatctcaaaacaaacag GATTCGGAATTGAGAACGGGAGAGTCGCAAGACTCGGTACTTCTACAGGGATGGGAGACCGGAGAGGCTTCTCCCCCCGATGGCTGCCGATCTTTATCATGTTTGACCGATTCCACTGATCACTCGGCGCCGGTCAACTTTGATATGCGAAACCGG GCCAAATTGCCCAGAGGAATTGATAACATACGGCCACATATCGAACAGGTGGATAATGTGCCACTGCTTGTTTCGTTGTTCACCGATTGTACAGCGAACACAGCCCGAAGAATGATAAGCATCATGCAGGATTATAATGAAGTTGTTTGTGTGATGGGTTCCGCTGCCAATAAAGACAATATGGAGATATTTATGCAAGCCGATGCCAG CATAGCGGTTGAACCAATATATCCAGTTTTGTGCCAAAAAATACCACCATACCAACTACCCCGTAAAGGGATCGGACCTATAGATTTGGCTAGGATACTCAATTCCGTACCTTGCTCGATATCT ATAATTAACCAAATGAAAGGAGCACAAGGAGATTTATCCAGAAAAAAG atgccaCGCGAAACGGACATATCACTGTTTTCGTTAGTCACAATGTCTCGTTACTATATGATGTCTATGTGGAGTTCTATACAGTTCTGGTTGAGCGCCAGCTTCTCCCTGGTGTTGCTTCAG ctATTGTCGTTGATGCTCTGCCTGCCCATGATCCTGACGCTCGGCAATGTGATGTGGTTTTGTATGATCGTGATACCTGTGATTAGCGTAGCTCTCATGTGTACGCCCGTAGATAGTGGAGTCATGAAGAGAGCCACTTACAAGCACCAGAACAATATCAATCTAAAT gTATCTGTATTTGTGCTATGGTGTTATGGTTCGAAATTTATACCCGGTATTCTAGTTGTAATTTTGTCGTATGGAGCTATGCTCAGAACATTTTGCAATCAAATTGTTGAAAGTAACAATGCTCTGACTTGTGTTACGGTTTATCCAAGCCCGATATTAGATTTAGGTGGTAATGGAAGTTACCTTGGTAATCTGAACGAAACTGACCTCTATTCGGAAACTGAATGGAGGGGTTGGTCTGATGTTTACGAAGATGGACATATTATTGCCCAGCAgatatctttttttgttttgtttttattcatag CGATAATTTCAGTTTGTTTCGTTCATCGTGAACATTCTTTGtgggaaaaaaatgtatgttcgAATAAAACGTGGTTAATTagcgtttttatttt GTTATGTGTAcactgtgcatatttttgcacaatttttttgaCTACCAAAAATGAAGGCAAGGTGGGAGTGCCATCTTTCGACGTGCCACTATCTTGTACTATTGTATTGATAGTTTCACACCCTTTCATATTAGTGATAAATGAGTTTGTAAAGTGGCAGGAAATAAA ggttaaTCTGAGATATCAAAGACGAGCGAGATTGGACTTTGGGACTAAGCTTGGGATGAATTCTCCATTTTGA